The following proteins are encoded in a genomic region of Rhinoderma darwinii isolate aRhiDar2 unplaced genomic scaffold, aRhiDar2.hap1 Scaffold_604, whole genome shotgun sequence:
- the LOC142725447 gene encoding erythroblast NAD(P)(+)--arginine ADP-ribosyltransferase-like: protein MLDPTFLLFSVDSCRVFRRDVFFSKESLLDMAPTSFDDQYRGCSDVMEEEIPQLFKMEYSTNKEFAHGWDTATFKWQEEKKRYLSLPKYFKDEYAIALLAYTINGPLHKVFNEAVREAGQSKQYYLSNFKFKVLHYYLTRALQVLDAVETPACHTVFRGIRGIKFKSEYRKPIRFGQFTSSSMNDQNALQFGEDTFFSIHTCYGVNIKNFSFFPGEDEVLIPPFEKFKVTNFTRERDRNIITLQSLEKSSVYNCELVKNRRCKSTWCPFNSASSIWIMVNSREILLISGLFLLTQILGHVFYP from the exons atgctggatccaaccttcctTCTCttctca GTTGACAGTTGCAGGGTCTTCAGAAGAGATGTCTTTTTCAGCAAGGAATCCCTTCTTGATATGGCTCCTACGTCGTTCGATGACCAGTACAGAGGATGTAGTGATGTGATGGAGGAGGAGATTCCTCAACTATTCAAAATGGAGTATTCTACAAATAAGGAGTTTGCGCACGGTTGGGACACTGCTACCTTTAAAtggcaagaggagaagaagagatatTTAAGTTTGCCAAAGTATTTCAAGGATGAATACGCCATTGCTCTGTTGGCTTACACCATTAATGGTCCTCTGCACAAGGTCTTCAATGAAGCTGTGAGAGAGGCCGGTCAGTCCAAGCAGTATTACCTGAGTAATTTCAAGTTTAAGGTCCTTCACTACTATCTGACCAGAGCTCTTCAGGTCTTGGATGCAGTAGAGACCCCGGCATGTCACACGGTATTTAGAGGAATAAGAGGGATAAAGTTTAAGTCTGAATACCGGAAACCCATCCGTTTTGGACAGTTTACTTCTTCTTCCATGAACGACCAGAATGCTTTGCAGTTTGGAGAAGACACTTTCTTCAGTATCCATACTTGCTATGGTGTTAACATTAAGAACTTCTCATTCTTCCCGGGAGAGGACGAGGTGCTTATTCCACCCTTCGAAAAATTCAAGGTGACCAATTTTACCAGGGAAAGGGACCGAAACATCATAACTCTGCAGTCTCTGGAGAAGTCCAGTGTTTACAACTGTGAACTTGTGAAAA ACAGAAGATGTAAATCTACCTGGTGTCCTTTCAATTCAG CTTCCAGCATTTGGATCATGGTCAATTCCCGGGAGATACTTCTGATCAGTGGGCTGTTTCTTCTAACACAAATATTGGGACACGTCTTCTACCCGTGA